One segment of Candidatus Babeliales bacterium DNA contains the following:
- a CDS encoding undecaprenyl-diphosphate phosphatase — protein sequence MGYLFLIIFFSIVLEMFPISSSGNLYLIIRFFTHYLLLDNSVVKYIEYACHIPVCIIVAIYFFKSWIRYLLLFPRSLFMIGKIFCYGFVVESIMVLFFVFFQNKPWLSSFLPIGFLITSGLLLSLRWCASGCKKSWNLKSALLLGIAQGLALLPSISRFGITFVVARWQGFSAQRSFELSWLIAWPIQLVGGLFGLIQLYRFSGIHVLNQVNGMSMLIASSIAYLGLYFVHWCITTNRLWYFAYYTMILVLVTLLI from the coding sequence ATGGGGTATTTATTTTTAATTATTTTTTTTTCAATTGTTTTAGAAATGTTTCCGATAAGCAGTTCGGGAAATTTATATTTAATTATACGATTTTTTACGCATTATTTATTGTTAGATAACTCAGTAGTGAAATATATTGAATATGCTTGTCATATTCCTGTTTGTATCATTGTCGCGATTTATTTTTTTAAATCTTGGATACGATATCTTTTATTATTTCCTCGATCGCTCTTTATGATCGGAAAAATTTTTTGTTATGGTTTTGTTGTTGAAAGTATTATGGTATTGTTTTTTGTATTTTTTCAAAATAAACCATGGCTCTCTTCATTTTTGCCAATTGGGTTTTTGATAACGTCAGGTTTACTATTATCATTGCGTTGGTGCGCATCAGGCTGTAAAAAATCATGGAATTTAAAATCAGCTTTGTTGTTAGGCATAGCACAAGGCTTGGCATTATTGCCTAGTATTTCACGATTTGGTATAACGTTTGTGGTAGCTCGATGGCAAGGGTTTTCTGCTCAACGTTCCTTTGAATTATCATGGTTAATTGCATGGCCAATTCAACTAGTTGGTGGATTATTTGGGTTAATTCAATTATATCGATTTTCAGGTATTCATGTATTGAACCAAGTAAACGGGATGAGTATGCTGATTGCAAGTAGTATTGCATATTTAGGATTATATTTTGTTCATTGGTGTATTACCACTAATCGATTATGGTATTTTGC
- the gltX gene encoding glutamate--tRNA ligase: protein MNNVRVRFAPSPTGHLHIGSLRTALFNWLFARHNKGAFLLRIEDTDRERSYEKYVDSILNSLQWSDLVADEEIVFQSKRLDIYKKAIEQLLQEDKAYCCFCPPKPEKFGDDTVLIGEGYLKYDGRCRALRPQSEDLEKPHVIRFKFPLERETLFFTDLIRGEISFPADQFDDFILIRTDGTPVYNFVVVIDDALMQISHVIRGEDHIPNTPKQILLYEALGYSIPVFAHLPLILGPSGQRLSKREAATSVLDYRQNGYLPDALCNYLVKLGWAHGDQEIFSRSELITLFSLQEVGKSGAIFDQDKLDWLNGIYIRQMSASALLEYILKEVKPDFLKDISGWSQDTLMNFIELYKDRVKTLRAMTDEFKVMHDGSFAYDWEDCKEYIEPNIVLYLQNIVERCESLKDFSNEQVKNALKKLCKESDIKLIQIAQPLRIALTGFSNGPGVFELMALLGKKESIRRITQFIKYLQHSFNS, encoded by the coding sequence GTGAATAATGTTCGAGTTCGCTTTGCACCGTCTCCAACAGGGCATCTACATATTGGTAGCTTGCGTACGGCGCTTTTTAATTGGCTGTTTGCTCGGCACAATAAAGGTGCTTTTTTATTGCGTATTGAAGATACCGATCGAGAGCGCTCATACGAAAAGTATGTTGATTCAATTTTAAATTCATTGCAATGGTCAGATTTAGTTGCAGATGAAGAAATTGTATTTCAATCGAAGCGATTAGATATCTACAAGAAAGCCATAGAGCAATTATTGCAAGAAGATAAAGCATATTGTTGCTTTTGCCCACCAAAACCAGAAAAATTTGGTGATGATACGGTTCTCATTGGCGAAGGTTACTTAAAATATGACGGGCGCTGTCGGGCTCTCAGGCCCCAATCTGAAGATTTGGAAAAGCCGCATGTTATTCGATTCAAATTTCCACTTGAACGAGAAACGCTTTTTTTTACCGATCTTATTCGAGGTGAAATTTCTTTTCCTGCAGATCAATTTGATGATTTTATTTTAATACGCACTGATGGCACACCGGTGTATAATTTTGTGGTAGTAATAGATGATGCTTTAATGCAGATTTCACATGTTATTCGCGGTGAAGATCATATTCCAAATACTCCAAAACAGATATTATTATATGAAGCATTAGGATATTCAATTCCAGTATTTGCTCATTTACCATTAATTTTAGGGCCAAGTGGGCAACGATTAAGCAAACGTGAAGCGGCAACATCGGTTTTAGATTATCGTCAAAATGGCTATCTACCCGATGCTCTTTGTAATTATTTGGTAAAGCTTGGTTGGGCACATGGAGATCAAGAAATTTTTTCTAGATCTGAACTTATTACTTTATTTAGCTTACAAGAAGTCGGAAAAAGTGGCGCAATTTTTGATCAAGATAAACTGGATTGGCTTAATGGTATTTATATTAGGCAAATGTCAGCCTCAGCATTATTAGAATATATCTTAAAAGAGGTAAAGCCTGATTTCTTAAAAGATATTTCTGGTTGGTCACAAGATACGTTAATGAATTTTATAGAATTATATAAAGATAGAGTAAAAACCTTGCGTGCAATGACTGATGAGTTCAAGGTAATGCATGATGGATCATTTGCATATGATTGGGAAGATTGCAAAGAATACATTGAACCAAATATAGTACTTTATTTACAAAATATTGTTGAACGGTGTGAAAGTTTGAAAGATTTTTCTAATGAGCAAGTAAAAAATGCATTAAAAAAATTATGCAAAGAGTCTGATATTAAATTGATTCAGATTGCGCAGCCTTTAAGAATTGCATTGACTGGTTTCTCAAATGGTCCCGGTGTATTTGAATTAATGGCGCTTTTAGGAAAAAAAGAAAGTATAAGACGTATAACACAGTTTATAAAATACCTTCAACATTCATTTAACAGTTGA
- the acpP gene encoding acyl carrier protein, whose protein sequence is MFEKNDTASKVITIVAETLNIEKDTISPESTFEGLGADSLDRLEIIMKLEETFGIDITDEQEANINSIQQAIDAIHDLRNK, encoded by the coding sequence ATGTTTGAAAAAAATGATACCGCAAGTAAAGTAATAACTATTGTTGCAGAAACATTAAATATTGAAAAAGATACGATAAGTCCCGAATCTACTTTTGAAGGATTAGGGGCAGATTCCTTAGATAGATTAGAAATTATTATGAAATTGGAAGAAACGTTTGGCATCGATATTACTGATGAACAAGAAGCAAATATAAATTCCATTCAGCAAGCGATCGATGCCATACATGATTTACGCAATAAATAA
- a CDS encoding acyltransferase domain-containing protein: MKVVMVFPGYSSQFVGMAKELYDESRLIQEYFEEASNCLNRNFVKLCFASSESELRKIDNAYLSIFLVSSSIAKLLMADHGIIPDYVAGYGIGEYSAICAVDGFSLPDGLYFLLKYAQFYQEFLSTHDIKSVMIKGMLNDEIQELCSSLNNEKIDLSVVLSESSTIVGGFAMEIESLQQKLADKKVKITEVPAQMGLYSSLMQEVVTNLKAYLEKIDFKDLSVPLLSSINAKFIKDGKSVKNYVLEAITSTIYWNKTIQKMEKSAVIIQIGPGSIEANELQEHYPDKKIISINKPSDIDLLKDIIETTDTKSEQPES; the protein is encoded by the coding sequence ATGAAAGTTGTGATGGTTTTTCCTGGATATAGCAGCCAATTTGTTGGTATGGCCAAAGAGCTTTATGATGAATCACGTCTTATTCAGGAATATTTTGAAGAGGCATCCAATTGTTTAAACCGTAATTTTGTAAAATTGTGCTTTGCTTCATCAGAATCTGAATTACGCAAAATTGACAATGCATATCTTTCTATTTTTTTAGTAAGTTCCTCTATTGCAAAACTATTGATGGCCGATCATGGCATCATTCCTGATTATGTTGCCGGATATGGAATAGGTGAATATAGTGCAATTTGTGCGGTGGATGGGTTTTCATTACCCGATGGTTTATATTTTTTATTAAAATACGCACAATTTTATCAAGAATTTTTAAGTACTCATGATATAAAGTCAGTAATGATAAAAGGTATGCTAAATGATGAAATACAAGAGTTATGCTCATCGTTAAATAATGAAAAGATAGATTTGAGCGTCGTCTTATCTGAATCATCTACGATTGTAGGTGGTTTCGCAATGGAAATTGAATCATTACAACAAAAGTTAGCGGATAAAAAAGTAAAAATTACAGAAGTTCCAGCTCAAATGGGACTATACTCTTCATTAATGCAAGAGGTGGTGACTAATTTAAAAGCTTATTTAGAAAAAATTGATTTTAAAGATTTAAGCGTACCATTGCTATCCAGTATTAATGCCAAATTTATTAAAGATGGTAAATCAGTAAAAAATTATGTGTTGGAAGCAATTACTTCTACTATTTACTGGAACAAAACGATACAAAAGATGGAAAAATCTGCCGTAATTATTCAAATAGGACCCGGCTCAATCGAAGCCAATGAATTACAGGAGCATTATCCAGATAAAAAAATTATTTCTATAAATAAACCATCAGATATCGATTTACTAAAAGATATTATTGAAACTACCGATACAAAAAGCGAACAACCAGAATCTTAA